One genomic window of Haloferax mediterranei ATCC 33500 includes the following:
- a CDS encoding Sec-independent protein translocase subunit TatA/TatB has protein sequence MLNSIPLFPGLPGGPELLIVLLIVILLFGANKLPQLARSSGQAMGEFRRGRQEIEEELKEGVEGEESEEEEDETTTSETTATETTATETETETES, from the coding sequence ATGCTCAACTCCATTCCACTGTTTCCGGGACTCCCGGGCGGTCCAGAACTGCTTATCGTCCTGCTCATCGTTATCCTGCTGTTCGGCGCGAATAAGCTCCCCCAGCTCGCTCGGTCATCCGGCCAGGCGATGGGTGAGTTCCGCCGCGGACGTCAGGAAATCGAAGAGGAACTGAAGGAGGGCGTAGAAGGCGAAGAATCCGAGGAAGAAGAGGACGAGACGACCACGTCCGAGACAACCGCCACCGAGACGACCGCCACCGAGACGGAAACCGAAACAGAGAGCTAA
- a CDS encoding carbon-nitrogen hydrolase family protein, producing MIGPTVAVPQLSVSDLDAEQNEKTIRERAANLPDNVDIALFPEYALTGFVADNRAFSGAVSRGHATDFLASVAADNEFDVLAGYLEQDGESLYNAAAYVRPDGSTSVYRKRHLWGDESAVVTPGDDFVIVDTEAGKTGLLTCYDLNFVADSAALTDERVDALFVVGAWPAAHSQNWRLLCRARALDGVRWLVGANRTGTGTLPGSDQTEYAGRSLVVRPDGAVAAALNRDERDLVWTLDRGMLEEQRQFVGSVE from the coding sequence GTGATAGGTCCCACCGTCGCCGTTCCGCAACTTTCGGTCTCCGACCTCGACGCGGAACAGAACGAAAAGACGATACGGGAACGCGCAGCCAACCTCCCGGACAACGTCGATATCGCGTTGTTCCCCGAGTACGCGCTTACTGGCTTCGTTGCCGATAACCGCGCCTTCAGCGGTGCCGTCTCACGTGGCCACGCGACCGACTTCCTCGCGAGCGTCGCCGCCGACAACGAGTTCGATGTACTCGCGGGCTACCTCGAACAGGACGGTGAGTCGTTGTACAACGCCGCGGCCTACGTTCGGCCCGACGGGTCGACGTCCGTCTACCGAAAGCGCCACCTCTGGGGTGACGAGTCCGCAGTCGTCACGCCCGGCGACGACTTCGTCATCGTGGACACGGAAGCGGGCAAGACGGGACTGCTTACCTGCTACGACCTGAACTTCGTCGCCGATAGCGCCGCCTTGACCGACGAGCGCGTCGACGCGCTGTTCGTCGTCGGGGCGTGGCCAGCCGCGCACTCTCAGAACTGGCGACTGCTCTGTCGCGCCCGCGCGCTGGACGGGGTCCGATGGCTCGTCGGTGCAAACCGAACCGGAACCGGCACGCTTCCCGGGTCGGACCAGACCGAGTACGCCGGTCGTTCACTCGTCGTCAGACCCGATGGGGCCGTTGCGGCGGCGCTGAACCGTGACGAACGAGACCTCGTGTGGACGCTCGACCGCGGCATGCTCGAAGAACAGCGGCAGTTCGTCGGGTCGGTCGAATAG
- a CDS encoding DUF7547 family protein, with protein MSDRRRDDDILDLLDDLGDTLDELGSELRDERARERRGRSREGRDRFQPPRPPTFGEVMRFTESYTIPTVIAVLEATIASLELLRRLMRLSDPSRAMEDARSETEARMRDVPRSAVSGVERALDELRNALSETDMPSNPEARDVMDRARSLTDELDARISEATEERTSRERRWREDERRFESEWQQRDDRTRTRSRGSETGESGPAETGPVRIDVTEEGTDASSDDAAADDGPTVDVDAELESIKRDVKGDGDDGDDGHGGDDAEPSDR; from the coding sequence ATGAGCGACCGACGACGGGACGACGACATCCTCGACCTGCTCGATGACCTCGGGGACACGCTCGACGAACTCGGTTCCGAACTCCGGGACGAGCGAGCGCGCGAGCGACGCGGCCGCAGTCGCGAGGGGCGTGACCGCTTCCAACCGCCGCGCCCGCCGACGTTCGGCGAGGTCATGCGATTCACCGAATCGTACACCATCCCAACCGTTATCGCCGTCCTCGAAGCGACGATTGCCTCGCTCGAACTACTTCGCCGCCTCATGCGCCTCTCTGACCCGAGCCGCGCGATGGAGGACGCCCGAAGCGAGACGGAAGCCCGAATGCGTGATGTCCCACGAAGCGCTGTTTCAGGCGTCGAGCGCGCCCTCGACGAACTTCGAAACGCCCTCTCGGAAACCGATATGCCGTCGAATCCCGAGGCACGCGACGTGATGGACCGCGCCCGCTCGTTGACCGACGAACTCGACGCGCGAATCTCCGAGGCGACAGAAGAACGCACGTCCCGCGAACGCCGCTGGCGCGAGGACGAACGCCGATTCGAATCGGAGTGGCAACAGCGCGACGACCGAACGCGAACCCGCTCGCGCGGGTCGGAAACGGGAGAGTCGGGACCCGCGGAGACAGGACCGGTCCGAATCGACGTAACCGAAGAAGGAACCGACGCAAGCAGCGACGATGCCGCGGCGGACGACGGGCCGACGGTAGATGTCGACGCCGAGTTGGAGTCGATTAAGCGCGACGTGAAAGGAGACGGTGACGACGGTGACGACGGCCACGGCGGCGACGACGCGGAACCGAGCGACCGCTGA
- a CDS encoding HEAT repeat domain-containing protein: MSDGDDDTTELSPESFDERLNEAEAALEAAETEADLDDVEATLDEIDADIESAELPEPDDEDEESIEEELSSRLSDLRDDLESQRGPYAEEAIETLEDAKSTITDTRWTEQGDGEIVAAVESFTDDFNGVLDSSVSVDGEAEDDLTAAIDDAVSTIESAGLDADDDAETIADLIDVADSLADDLDDAEEWDDLETREKLQVQGFYDVLGHYKDYPPELSALKEHEKRGNVEMIALAFDSFQSDFMQEYCIEAFTRMNDDRAYETIEGQAKRRDKGVIKAIGKMAAEEGVEMLVDYVDSDNDPALQKVVFKALGEIGSEEATQPIANKLVTENENVRSAAARALGLLGDTRAVEPLADVLEDDDVDSVRASAAWALRQVGTESALEAAAGYVDDRSYLVQREAELAADFLGEGKSEPEATV; encoded by the coding sequence ATGAGTGACGGGGACGACGATACGACAGAACTCTCGCCCGAGAGCTTCGACGAGCGCCTGAACGAGGCCGAAGCGGCTCTCGAAGCGGCTGAAACCGAAGCCGACCTCGACGATGTCGAGGCGACGCTCGACGAGATAGACGCGGATATCGAGTCCGCGGAGCTTCCCGAACCGGACGATGAAGACGAAGAGAGCATCGAAGAAGAACTCTCCTCGCGTCTGTCCGACCTCCGCGATGACCTCGAATCACAGCGCGGTCCGTACGCCGAAGAGGCCATCGAGACGCTCGAAGACGCGAAGTCGACCATCACCGACACCCGATGGACCGAGCAGGGCGACGGTGAAATCGTCGCCGCCGTCGAGTCGTTCACCGATGACTTCAACGGCGTGCTCGACTCGTCCGTCTCCGTCGACGGCGAAGCCGAGGACGACCTCACCGCCGCCATCGACGACGCCGTTTCGACCATCGAATCGGCCGGTCTCGACGCCGACGACGACGCGGAGACCATCGCGGACCTCATCGACGTCGCCGACAGTCTGGCCGACGACCTCGACGACGCAGAGGAATGGGACGACCTCGAAACCCGCGAGAAACTTCAGGTACAGGGCTTCTACGACGTTCTCGGCCACTACAAGGACTACCCGCCGGAACTCTCCGCGCTCAAGGAACACGAAAAGCGCGGCAACGTCGAGATGATTGCTCTCGCCTTCGATAGCTTCCAGTCCGACTTCATGCAGGAGTACTGCATCGAGGCCTTCACGCGCATGAACGACGACCGCGCCTACGAGACCATCGAGGGGCAGGCCAAGCGCCGCGACAAGGGCGTCATCAAAGCCATCGGCAAGATGGCGGCCGAAGAGGGCGTCGAGATGCTCGTCGACTACGTCGATAGCGACAACGACCCGGCGCTCCAGAAGGTCGTCTTCAAAGCGCTCGGCGAAATCGGCTCCGAGGAAGCAACCCAGCCCATCGCTAACAAGCTCGTCACCGAGAACGAAAACGTCCGGTCGGCCGCCGCCCGCGCGCTCGGTCTTCTCGGCGACACGCGCGCCGTCGAACCGCTCGCGGACGTACTCGAAGACGATGACGTTGATTCCGTACGCGCCAGCGCCGCGTGGGCACTCCGACAGGTCGGCACGGAAAGTGCACTCGAAGCGGCCGCCGGATACGTCGACGACCGCTCGTACCTCGTCCAGCGCGAGGCCGAACTCGCCGCCGACTTCCTCGGCGAGGGCAAATCCGAGCCGGAAGCGACCGTCTAA
- a CDS encoding DHH family phosphoesterase: MSDEHAGDSGDDSGPNSDARPTVYDLAPNCTVDDVETGAYYHAVVNGVVEYGIFVDISDSVSGLIHESNLSTDYEVGDRLVVRLDSIRENGDIAFAEETPDDYRTLTIDHEPTITPISRLTVGESVTVEGVVSQIKQTGGPTVFRIADDSGIIAAAAFEEAGVRAFPHVDLDDVVRMAGTVEDHEGTRQLEVDGLTVLEADAADETRERINAALDERAEPEPVEPLVEWPAFEKLRDDLEDVARLLRRTVLEGRPIRVRHHADGDGMCASVPVQLALERLITEVHDDPDASRHLFKRLPSKAPFYEMEDVTRDLNFALEGRARHGQRLPFLLMLDNGSTEEDVPAYENLAHYDVPIAVVDHHHPDPEAVDPLLDAHVNPYLHDEDYRITTGMMCVELARMIHPDVSDELHHVPAVAGLSDRSKAEVMDDYIELAAAEGYDRDELLDVGEALDYAAHWLRYNDGATIVNDVLNVGCDDESRHRELVEFLSSRAERDVDRQLESAEPHLEHERLESGANLYRIDLDKWAHRFTYPAPGKTTGKLHDRKVTETGEPVITIGYGPDFAVLRSDGVRLDIPRMVAELNEEVVGGGVSGGGHLVVGSIKFVSGMRSEVIDSLVEKMSEADIDEELSTTA, translated from the coding sequence ATGAGCGACGAGCACGCCGGGGATTCCGGCGACGACTCGGGTCCGAATTCGGACGCGCGACCTACCGTTTACGATCTTGCACCGAACTGCACCGTTGATGACGTTGAAACTGGCGCATACTACCACGCCGTGGTGAACGGCGTCGTCGAGTACGGCATCTTCGTGGATATCTCTGATTCCGTCTCTGGTCTCATTCACGAGTCCAACCTCTCGACCGACTACGAGGTCGGCGACCGCTTGGTCGTCCGTCTCGACTCCATCCGCGAGAACGGCGACATCGCGTTCGCCGAAGAGACGCCCGACGACTACCGTACGCTGACCATCGACCACGAACCGACCATCACGCCTATCTCTCGTCTTACGGTCGGTGAGTCGGTCACTGTCGAAGGTGTCGTCTCTCAAATCAAACAGACCGGCGGGCCGACCGTCTTCCGCATCGCCGACGACTCGGGCATCATTGCCGCCGCCGCCTTCGAAGAGGCTGGCGTTCGCGCCTTCCCCCACGTCGACCTCGACGATGTCGTCCGCATGGCCGGCACCGTCGAAGACCACGAAGGCACGCGCCAACTCGAAGTCGACGGTCTCACCGTCCTCGAAGCCGACGCGGCCGACGAGACCCGCGAGCGCATCAATGCCGCGCTGGACGAGCGTGCCGAACCCGAACCGGTCGAACCGCTCGTGGAGTGGCCCGCATTCGAGAAGCTTCGTGACGACCTCGAAGATGTCGCACGCCTCCTGCGTCGGACAGTCCTCGAAGGCCGTCCCATCCGCGTCCGCCACCACGCAGACGGTGACGGCATGTGTGCGTCCGTGCCGGTTCAACTGGCACTCGAACGACTCATCACCGAGGTCCACGACGACCCCGACGCGTCGCGACACCTGTTCAAGCGCCTGCCGAGTAAGGCACCGTTCTACGAGATGGAGGACGTGACCCGCGACCTGAACTTCGCGCTGGAGGGTCGCGCTCGCCACGGCCAGCGGCTTCCCTTCCTCCTGATGCTCGACAACGGGTCGACCGAAGAGGACGTGCCCGCCTACGAGAACCTCGCGCACTACGACGTGCCTATCGCGGTCGTCGACCACCACCATCCCGACCCCGAGGCGGTCGACCCGCTTCTCGACGCACACGTCAACCCGTACCTCCACGACGAGGACTACCGCATCACGACGGGTATGATGTGTGTCGAACTCGCACGGATGATTCATCCCGACGTGAGCGACGAACTCCATCACGTCCCCGCCGTCGCCGGGCTTTCGGACCGCTCGAAGGCCGAGGTCATGGACGACTACATCGAACTCGCCGCAGCCGAGGGCTACGACCGCGACGAACTCCTCGACGTGGGTGAAGCGCTCGACTACGCCGCTCACTGGCTCCGCTACAACGACGGCGCGACCATCGTCAACGACGTGCTCAACGTCGGCTGTGACGACGAATCACGCCACCGCGAACTCGTGGAGTTCCTTTCGTCTCGCGCCGAGCGCGACGTGGACCGACAGCTCGAATCCGCAGAGCCGCACCTCGAACACGAGCGCCTCGAAAGCGGGGCGAACCTCTACCGCATCGACCTCGACAAGTGGGCGCACCGCTTTACCTACCCCGCGCCGGGGAAGACGACGGGTAAGCTTCACGACCGCAAGGTCACAGAGACGGGCGAGCCGGTCATCACCATCGGCTACGGTCCCGACTTCGCCGTCCTCCGCTCCGACGGCGTCCGCCTCGACATCCCGCGGATGGTCGCCGAACTGAACGAGGAAGTCGTCGGCGGCGGCGTCTCCGGCGGTGGCCACCTCGTCGTCGGTTCCATCAAGTTTGTCAGCGGCATGCGCTCGGAGGTCATCGACAGCCTCGTCGAGAAGATGTCCGAAGCTGACATCGACGAAGAACTCTCGACGACGGCGTAA
- a CDS encoding NADH:flavin oxidoreductase/NADH oxidase encodes MTDTLFSPLSFRETEVPNRVMVSPMCQYSSTDGFANDWHLVHLGSRAVGGAGIVMTEATAVSPEGRISPHDLGIWSDEHVESLERISSFVESMGSVPAIQLAHAGRKASKSRPWDGSDPICPEDGGWTTVAPSDVPWPYEGEPPELHELTTQEIAGIVDDFRAAAVRALDAGFEIAEVHAAHGYLLHEFLSPVTNRREDAYGGSFENRTRLVREVTETVRGVWPDDKPVFVRISATDWLDDRDSWDLEQSVRLADDLDDLGVDLVDVSAGGTHPDQQIPNTGPGYQVPYAEVISDETDVRVGAVGGIRTARHADEVVSNGRADLAIVGREHLRDPYFALHAAEDLNADTEWPPQYRRAVPRR; translated from the coding sequence ATGACGGATACGCTCTTTAGTCCGCTTTCATTCCGGGAGACGGAGGTCCCGAACCGCGTCATGGTTTCGCCGATGTGTCAGTACTCTTCGACTGACGGCTTTGCCAACGACTGGCACCTCGTCCATCTCGGCAGCCGCGCCGTCGGCGGTGCGGGCATCGTGATGACCGAGGCGACGGCCGTCTCGCCGGAAGGGCGTATCTCGCCGCACGACCTCGGAATCTGGAGCGACGAGCACGTAGAGTCGCTCGAACGTATCTCTTCGTTCGTCGAGTCGATGGGGAGCGTTCCGGCGATTCAACTCGCTCATGCGGGCCGGAAGGCGAGCAAGTCGCGCCCGTGGGACGGGAGCGACCCCATCTGCCCCGAAGACGGTGGCTGGACGACCGTCGCGCCGAGTGACGTGCCGTGGCCCTACGAGGGCGAACCGCCGGAACTCCACGAACTGACGACCCAAGAGATCGCCGGCATCGTCGACGATTTCCGCGCGGCCGCAGTGCGCGCCCTGGACGCAGGCTTCGAAATCGCGGAAGTTCACGCCGCACACGGCTACCTCCTTCACGAGTTCCTCTCACCGGTGACGAACCGCCGCGAGGACGCGTACGGCGGGTCGTTCGAGAACCGAACGCGACTCGTCCGTGAAGTGACCGAGACAGTCCGCGGAGTCTGGCCGGACGACAAACCCGTGTTCGTCCGCATCTCGGCGACGGATTGGCTCGACGACCGCGACTCGTGGGACCTCGAACAGTCCGTGCGCCTCGCAGACGACCTCGACGACCTCGGCGTCGACCTCGTGGACGTGAGTGCCGGTGGCACCCATCCCGACCAACAGATTCCGAACACCGGCCCCGGCTATCAGGTGCCGTACGCCGAGGTCATCAGCGACGAGACCGACGTTCGAGTCGGCGCAGTCGGCGGGATTCGGACGGCCCGTCACGCCGACGAAGTTGTCAGCAACGGTCGGGCCGACCTCGCCATCGTCGGTCGCGAACACCTCCGCGACCCCTACTTTGCGCTCCACGCCGCGGAAGACCTCAACGCCGACACGGAGTGGCCGCCGCAGTACCGTCGGGCGGTCCCGCGTCGGTAG
- a CDS encoding OB-fold domain-containing protein: MSDDTPAMEAYRYPDGSITYPGHPVGPGGEEPVGTVDLSGYTATVLTWTTSTATPPGVRQPNTLAIVEFDVDGEPARAIGQVTTEDVDIGDEVEPVYCEELREPGAGIREPESQEWDGYRFEPV; encoded by the coding sequence ATGTCCGACGACACGCCCGCGATGGAGGCGTACCGCTACCCCGACGGGAGCATCACCTACCCCGGCCACCCGGTCGGTCCCGGCGGCGAGGAACCGGTCGGCACCGTCGACCTGAGCGGGTACACCGCGACGGTGCTGACGTGGACGACCTCGACCGCGACGCCGCCCGGCGTCCGCCAGCCTAACACGCTCGCAATCGTCGAGTTCGACGTCGACGGCGAACCCGCCCGCGCCATCGGACAGGTCACGACCGAGGACGTAGATATCGGCGACGAGGTCGAACCCGTCTACTGCGAGGAACTCCGCGAACCCGGCGCTGGCATCCGCGAACCCGAAAGTCAAGAGTGGGACGGCTACCGGTTCGAACCGGTCTAG
- a CDS encoding phospholipase D-like domain-containing protein, protein MSHRFVLVVLVFIAVGATPMAAAGSTDAQFVSALPDPATPGDEGEFVTVRAPEGTTVSLDDGEERISFVAPGGRVAVASNPAAASNLTNQTVVSPGLDLANGGETVTLRVDGRVVDRLTYERSHEGALLERHDGAWSWWPRTLPRRSVRTHSSVNATLFVLPDSPSVPLKTLRAANERLLLAGYVVSSPRVADELIAAHERGVRVEVLVEDGPVGGFPRRSARVLDRLATAGVSVRVVGDPHSFHHAKYAIADDTALVTTENWKAAGTGGEKSRGWGTVVESPSVASDLAATFSDDSGLPDTRPWETFRLGRQFVVTESANGSYPSRVATQRVRVRNVSVLLAPDNAEGAVVQQLDTAEDRIDVIQPTVEADGPFVVALKRAAKRGVRVRLLLGSAWYVDDENRKLAARLNDWADRTGNPLSVRLARPASRYGAIHAKGVVADDTVIVGSLNWNRHSARENREVALALDDPAAAAYYRNVFVADWRASERGWRSRPGLVGGAAVAVLVGVAALRRLDFEK, encoded by the coding sequence GTGTCCCACCGGTTCGTCCTCGTCGTTCTCGTATTCATCGCTGTCGGAGCAACGCCGATGGCGGCCGCGGGGTCGACGGACGCCCAGTTCGTATCTGCGCTTCCAGACCCGGCAACACCGGGCGACGAAGGCGAGTTCGTCACTGTTCGTGCCCCCGAGGGGACGACGGTCTCTCTCGACGACGGTGAAGAGCGCATCTCGTTCGTCGCTCCCGGCGGCCGCGTCGCCGTCGCCTCGAATCCAGCCGCCGCGTCGAATCTGACGAACCAGACAGTCGTCTCGCCCGGACTCGACCTCGCAAACGGCGGTGAGACGGTTACACTCCGCGTCGATGGCCGCGTCGTCGACCGACTCACGTACGAACGAAGCCACGAGGGCGCACTGCTCGAACGACACGACGGCGCGTGGTCGTGGTGGCCTCGAACGCTTCCCCGACGGAGCGTCAGAACCCATAGCTCCGTGAACGCGACACTCTTCGTCCTCCCAGACTCACCGTCAGTCCCGCTGAAGACGCTCCGCGCCGCAAACGAACGACTCCTCCTCGCGGGATATGTCGTCTCTTCACCCCGGGTCGCGGACGAACTCATCGCCGCACACGAGCGCGGCGTCCGCGTCGAGGTGCTCGTCGAGGACGGTCCGGTCGGCGGCTTCCCTCGCCGGTCGGCGCGCGTGCTCGATAGACTCGCAACCGCGGGTGTTTCCGTTCGCGTCGTCGGCGACCCGCACTCGTTTCATCACGCGAAGTACGCCATCGCAGACGACACCGCGCTCGTCACAACCGAGAACTGGAAGGCTGCCGGGACGGGTGGGGAGAAAAGTCGCGGCTGGGGGACCGTCGTGGAATCTCCGAGCGTCGCGTCTGACCTCGCGGCGACGTTCAGCGATGACTCGGGGCTACCCGACACGCGCCCGTGGGAGACCTTCCGCCTCGGACGGCAGTTCGTCGTCACCGAATCCGCGAACGGGTCGTATCCCTCGCGCGTCGCCACACAACGGGTTCGCGTCCGAAACGTCTCGGTTCTTCTCGCGCCCGACAACGCGGAGGGGGCGGTCGTCCAGCAACTCGATACCGCCGAGGACCGAATCGACGTGATACAACCCACCGTCGAAGCTGACGGCCCGTTCGTCGTCGCGCTCAAGCGAGCGGCAAAACGTGGTGTTCGCGTCCGCTTGCTCCTCGGGAGTGCGTGGTACGTCGACGACGAAAACCGTAAGCTCGCAGCGCGGTTGAACGACTGGGCCGACAGAACAGGGAATCCACTCTCAGTTCGACTTGCTCGTCCCGCCAGCCGCTACGGCGCGATTCACGCGAAAGGTGTCGTCGCCGACGACACCGTCATCGTCGGCAGTCTCAACTGGAACCGACACTCCGCTCGTGAGAACCGCGAGGTCGCACTCGCACTTGACGACCCTGCCGCGGCCGCGTACTACCGAAACGTGTTCGTCGCTGACTGGCGGGCGAGTGAACGGGGATGGCGGTCGAGACCGGGTCTCGTCGGCGGCGCAGCGGTCGCCGTACTCGTCGGAGTAGCGGCGCTCAGGAGACTCGATTTCGAAAAATGA
- a CDS encoding DUF7548 family protein → MDAERLAPTIGLIGSILLAVAVAVPAVAVEASNGQMAAYYASGPVGLSIVGMLALLEVIVFLSGRQNRTDPATAAGLGVVLSLSMLGLAVLWSVSIDPTVLFSFEQQYAWLSYHRWTVIGAAAVALVGGVGYARSIL, encoded by the coding sequence ATGGACGCCGAACGTCTCGCGCCAACTATCGGGCTTATTGGTTCGATTCTCCTCGCGGTTGCCGTCGCGGTGCCAGCCGTCGCCGTCGAAGCCAGCAACGGACAGATGGCCGCGTACTACGCTTCCGGCCCTGTCGGCCTCTCTATCGTCGGGATGCTCGCATTGCTCGAAGTCATCGTCTTCCTCTCCGGACGGCAGAACCGGACCGACCCGGCGACGGCCGCCGGTCTCGGGGTCGTGCTCTCGCTTTCGATGCTCGGTCTCGCCGTACTGTGGTCGGTTTCCATCGACCCGACCGTCCTGTTCAGTTTCGAGCAGCAGTACGCGTGGCTCAGCTACCACCGCTGGACAGTCATCGGAGCCGCCGCCGTCGCTCTCGTCGGCGGAGTCGGATACGCTCGGAGCATCCTGTAG
- a CDS encoding thiolase family protein: MDRVAIIGASMTQFGQRDAWIRELLAEAGQAALADADVSPDEIEHLYVSNMASGEFEGQTGVPNALAHDLAAMPAYTARIDQTSSSGGAGVYAAWQSVASGASDMTMLVGGEKMTHRSTAEATDVIASLTHPVEYKHGVTLPSFAGLTARLYLDTYDAPRESLGKVAVKNHKNGLDNPHAQFRKEVDLETVLDSPVVADPLRLYDFCPITDGSAALVFCSESVAREYTDDYVVISGIGGATDTHVVHERADPTTMGGVVNSSDIAYEMADLEPDDIDVAELHDMFTILEFLQSEDLGFFEKGEGWKAVEEGVTDRDGELPINTSGGLKSKGHPLGASGVAQVYEIYKQLIGDAGDRQVDADIGLACNVGGFGNCVTTTIMESQ, from the coding sequence ATGGACCGCGTAGCGATCATCGGTGCATCGATGACCCAGTTCGGGCAGCGCGACGCGTGGATTCGCGAGTTGCTTGCCGAGGCCGGCCAAGCCGCACTCGCGGACGCCGACGTATCGCCCGACGAAATCGAGCACCTCTACGTCTCGAATATGGCGAGCGGTGAGTTCGAGGGCCAGACAGGCGTGCCGAACGCCCTCGCTCACGACCTCGCGGCGATGCCTGCGTACACCGCCCGAATCGACCAGACCTCCTCGTCCGGCGGGGCAGGCGTCTACGCCGCGTGGCAGTCGGTCGCCTCCGGTGCGTCCGACATGACGATGCTCGTCGGCGGCGAGAAGATGACCCACCGCTCGACGGCGGAGGCGACGGACGTTATCGCCTCCCTGACCCACCCGGTGGAGTACAAACACGGCGTGACGCTTCCTTCGTTTGCGGGACTCACCGCTCGACTCTACCTCGACACCTACGACGCTCCGCGGGAGTCACTCGGGAAAGTCGCCGTCAAGAACCACAAAAACGGCCTCGACAATCCCCACGCCCAGTTCCGCAAGGAAGTCGACCTCGAAACCGTTCTCGACTCGCCGGTCGTCGCCGACCCGCTTCGTCTCTACGACTTCTGTCCGATTACGGACGGTTCTGCGGCGCTCGTCTTCTGTTCCGAATCGGTCGCCCGCGAGTACACCGACGACTACGTCGTTATCTCCGGTATCGGCGGCGCGACGGACACCCACGTCGTCCACGAGCGCGCCGACCCGACCACGATGGGAGGCGTCGTCAACTCTTCCGACATTGCCTACGAGATGGCCGACCTCGAACCGGACGACATCGACGTGGCCGAACTCCACGACATGTTCACCATCCTCGAATTCCTCCAGTCCGAAGACCTCGGCTTCTTCGAGAAGGGTGAGGGCTGGAAGGCCGTCGAAGAGGGCGTCACGGACCGCGACGGCGAACTCCCCATCAACACCTCCGGCGGCCTGAAATCGAAGGGTCACCCGCTCGGCGCGTCCGGCGTCGCACAGGTGTACGAGATTTACAAGCAACTCATCGGTGACGCAGGCGACCGACAGGTCGACGCCGACATCGGTCTCGCGTGCAACGTCGGCGGCTTCGGCAACTGCGTGACTACGACCATCATGGAGTCCCAATAA